One Drosophila kikkawai strain 14028-0561.14 chromosome 3L, DkikHiC1v2, whole genome shotgun sequence genomic window carries:
- the LOC121502704 gene encoding uncharacterized protein yields the protein MVGSSMVSVAATAPEVENLALVLKDQELHHGRRKVPALKLELNNPIKRFYRAPLNKVCNILTPVLGFQRACTVRFWTGKALLALTGIYAGAYYFKYNQKDLTRKGGWRVIFCCKGCVPGDEEYPKVSDRSAPSDYAARGFKQSPYRLQIVVHLA from the exons ATGGTAGGAAGTTCCATGGTGTCGGTAGCAGCTACAGCCCCGGAAGTTGAAAATTTGGCCCTTGTC CTGAAGGACCAGGAGCTGCACCACGGCCGGCGCAAGGTGCCTGCCctgaagctggagctgaaCAACCCCATTAAGCGTTTCTACCGCGCCCCGCTGAACAAGGTCTGCAACATATTGACACCTGTTCTGGGCTTCCAGCGTGCGTGCACAGTACGCTTCTGGACCGGAAAAGCACTCCTGGCTCTCACCGGAATCTACGCCGGTGCCTACTATTTCAAGTACAATCAGAAAGATTTGACCCGCAAGGGTGGCTGGCGTGTAATTTTCTGCTGCAAGGGGTGCGTACCCGGAGATGAGGAATATCCCAAGGTCTCCGATCGTTCGGCTCCCTCCGATTACGCGGCCCGTGGATTCAAGCAGTCGCCTTATAGGCTGCAAATCGTTGTACACCTGGCTTAG